A DNA window from Vigna angularis cultivar LongXiaoDou No.4 chromosome 1, ASM1680809v1, whole genome shotgun sequence contains the following coding sequences:
- the LOC108323881 gene encoding protein root UVB sensitive 6, whose protein sequence is MAPNPMKMNTKQSANSSTSTIAASAAASSQEILVRETLRISANLASAPLLQTPSSLTMICCEEIDGRRWKYVAETDASGHFKKNSFRPLSLQSPQAPLDEVLAFVRSYVVPEGFPDSVTPSYVPYMTWRALKHFFGGAMGVFTTQTLLSSVGVSRNRATPGAVAINWILKDGAGRVGKMLFARQGKKFDYDLKQLRFAGDLLMELGAGVELATSAVPHLFLPLACAANVVKNVAAVTSTSTRTPIYKAFAKGENIGDVTAKGECVGNIADLLGTGLSILISKRNPSLVTTFSLLSFGYIVSSYREVKSVVLHTLNCARFSVAVESFLKTGRVPTLQEGNTNENIFSFPWRDKPVVLGSRVKEAFQDPSAYIAIEPLFDREKYIVTYNPLKHKVYAVLKDQAKSDDILKAAFHAHVLFSLLNSNKSKTSSLKESGDLNSNVTHTTADIEACMADTCKIVTNSYGLFKNKAKEQGWTMSESLLNPGRARLYPPDNR, encoded by the exons ATGGCTCCCAACCCAATGAAGATGAACACCAAGCAATCTGCGAATTCGAGTACGAGTACCATAGCAGCGTCAGCAGCAGCTTCGTCCCAGGAGATTCTGGTCCGCGAAACGCTGCGTATCAGCGCCAATTTGGCCTCCGCCCCTCTCCTCCAAACGCCTTCCTCCCTCACCATGATCTGCTGCGAGGAAATTGATGGCCGTCGATGGAAGTACGTCGCCGAGACCGATGCCTCCGGTCATTTCAAGAAGAATTCCTTTCGCCCTCTCTCCCTGCAGTCTCCCCAGGCCCCTCTTGAC GAAGTTCTCGCTTTCGTTAGATCCTATGTTGTTCCCGAGGGTTTCCCCGACAGTGTTACTCCTTCCTACGTCCCCTACATGACATGGAGGGCTCTTAAG CACTTTTTTGGTGGAGCAATGGGCGTTTTCACCACTCAGACCCTCTTGAGTTCAGTTGGCGTCTCCAGAAACAGGGCTACTCCTGGGGCTGTCGCCATCAACTGGATTCTCAAG GACGGTGCTGGTCGTGTGGGGAAGATGCTGTTTGCTCGCCAAGGAAAGAAATTTGATTATGACCTCAAACAG CTGCGGTTTGCGGGTGATCTTCTGATGGAGCTGGGTGCTGGAGTTGAACTGGCAACTTCTGCAGTGCCGCATCTGTTTCTACCTCTGGCTTGTGCTGCAAATGTAGTAAAG AATGTTGCTGCTGTAACATCAACATCAACTCGGACGCCGATTTACAAAGCCTTTGCCAAAGGTGAAAACATAGGGGATGTCACTGCTAAAGGAGAATGTGTTGGCAATATTGCGGACCTG TTAGGAACTGGTTTGAGCATACTGATTTCCAAAAGGAATCCGTCGCTTGTCACCACATTTTCCCTCCTTTCATTTGGATATATCGTTAGCTCTTATAGAGAG GTTAAATCTGTTGTTCTGCACACACTTAACTGTGCAAGATTCAGTGTGGCAGTAGAATCCTTCCTCAAGACAG GACGAGTTCCCACTTTGCAGGAGGGCAATACGAATGAGAACATATTCAGTTTTCCATGGAGAGATAAGCCTGTTGTCCTTG GATCAAGAGTCAAGGAAGCATTCCAAGACCCTAGTGCATATATTGCCATAGAGCCGTTGTTTGAT AGGGAGAAATATATTGTTACGTATAACCCCTTGAAACACAAGGTTTATGCTGTGCTCAAGGATCAGGCAAAGTCAGATGACATTCTCAAAGCAGCATTCCAC GCTCATGTGCTCTTCAGTTtgttaaattcaaataaaagtaaGACCTCGTCTTTGAAGGAAAGTGGGGATCTTAACTCAAACGTGACGCACACAACTGCTGATATTGAGGCTTGTATGGCTGATACTTGCAAAATTGTGACAAATTCTTATGGTCTTTTCAAGAATAAAGCTAAGGAGCAG GGTTGGACAATGTCAGAATCACTTCTAAATCCTGGTCGAGCTAGGCTGTATCCACCTGATAATAGATGA